The Mycobacterium seoulense genome has a window encoding:
- the moeA gene encoding molybdopterin molybdotransferase MoeA, with product MRSVAEHQRVVAELIRARPAVTAALAEAQGLALAEDVVARLALPVFDNSAMDGYAVRAEETSGATPEHPVVLKVAEDIPAGRTDELTLQPDTAHRIMTGAPLPAGATAVVPVEDTDGGVDVVSIRAPRPAGAHIRRAGEDVAAGTTVLRRGQPVTPAVLGLAAALGMAELPVIPRQRVLVMSTGSELVSPGNPLRPGQIYESNSIMLAGAVREAGAEVVAVVTAEDDVTQFSALLERYAADADVIITSGGVSAGAYEVVKDAFGREGDQGVEFVKVAMQPGMPQGIGRVAGATIVTLPGNPVSALVSFEVFIRPALRNAMGLADAERPHRAAVLTESLTSPRGKRQFRRAVLDRDAGTVTSYGPPASHHLRWLASANALLDIPEDVVEVPEGTELQVWDLT from the coding sequence GTGCGGTCGGTAGCTGAGCATCAACGTGTCGTAGCCGAACTCATCCGGGCGCGCCCGGCGGTCACCGCCGCGCTGGCCGAGGCGCAGGGGCTGGCCCTGGCCGAGGACGTGGTGGCGCGGCTGGCGCTGCCGGTCTTCGACAACTCCGCGATGGACGGGTATGCGGTGCGTGCCGAGGAGACGTCCGGCGCCACGCCCGAGCATCCGGTGGTGCTCAAGGTCGCCGAGGACATTCCCGCCGGGCGCACCGACGAGCTGACGCTGCAACCTGACACCGCGCACCGCATCATGACCGGCGCGCCGCTGCCCGCCGGGGCGACGGCCGTCGTGCCGGTCGAGGACACCGACGGCGGGGTGGACGTGGTGTCGATCCGGGCGCCGCGCCCGGCCGGCGCGCACATCCGCCGGGCCGGCGAGGACGTCGCCGCCGGCACCACCGTGCTGCGGCGCGGCCAGCCGGTGACACCGGCCGTGCTGGGCCTGGCCGCGGCGCTGGGCATGGCCGAGCTGCCGGTGATCCCGCGCCAGCGGGTGCTGGTGATGTCCACCGGGTCGGAGCTGGTGTCGCCGGGGAACCCGCTGCGGCCCGGACAGATCTACGAGTCCAACTCGATCATGCTGGCCGGGGCGGTCCGCGAGGCCGGCGCCGAGGTGGTCGCCGTCGTGACCGCCGAAGACGACGTCACGCAGTTCAGCGCGCTCCTCGAGCGGTACGCCGCCGACGCCGACGTGATCATCACCAGCGGCGGGGTCAGTGCCGGCGCGTACGAGGTGGTCAAGGACGCCTTCGGCCGCGAAGGCGACCAGGGCGTCGAGTTCGTCAAGGTGGCGATGCAGCCGGGCATGCCGCAGGGCATCGGCCGGGTGGCCGGCGCGACAATCGTCACCCTGCCGGGCAACCCGGTGAGCGCCCTGGTGTCCTTCGAGGTGTTCATCCGGCCCGCGCTGCGCAACGCCATGGGCCTGGCGGACGCCGAGCGCCCACACCGGGCCGCCGTGCTCACCGAGTCGTTGACCTCGCCGCGCGGCAAGCGGCAATTCCGCCGCGCGGTGCTGGACCGCGACGCCGGCACCGTCACCAGTTACGGCCCGCCGGCCTCGCATCACCTGCGCTGGCTGGCGTCGGCGAACGCGTTGCTGGACATCCCCGAGGACGTCGTCGAGGTGCCGGAGGGGACCGAGCTGCAGGTCTGGGACCTGACCTAG
- a CDS encoding VOC family protein gives MITGVAHTGVCVPDCEAAVAFYRDVLGLHVLSPPYVMTGNAIRDDMGELVGDPSMKAAIVGFDGDGDRVLEVIEYLGEDGRSGGRALTDHGLSHVGLICTDLDATRAELESKGVRFLVSGTAEVARVRTTWFVDPWGVVFILVEKSRPRRPYYAQWD, from the coding sequence GTGATTACCGGAGTGGCCCACACCGGGGTGTGCGTTCCGGATTGCGAGGCCGCCGTGGCCTTCTACCGCGACGTGTTGGGCCTGCATGTGCTCTCGCCGCCGTATGTCATGACGGGTAACGCCATTCGCGACGACATGGGCGAGCTGGTCGGCGATCCCAGCATGAAGGCGGCAATCGTGGGATTCGACGGCGACGGCGATCGGGTGCTCGAGGTCATCGAATACCTCGGCGAAGACGGGCGCTCCGGCGGCAGGGCCCTCACCGACCACGGGCTGTCCCACGTCGGGCTGATCTGTACGGACCTCGACGCCACCCGGGCGGAGCTGGAGAGCAAGGGCGTGCGCTTCCTGGTCAGCGGAACCGCGGAGGTCGCGCGGGTCCGCACCACGTGGTTCGTCGACCCGTGGGGTGTGGTGTTCATCCTGGTGGAGAAGAGCCGGCCGCGGCGACCGTACTACGCGCAATGGGACTGA